A genomic window from Salvia hispanica cultivar TCC Black 2014 chromosome 5, UniMelb_Shisp_WGS_1.0, whole genome shotgun sequence includes:
- the LOC125188820 gene encoding uncharacterized protein LOC125188820 gives MASSPDEEYPNIVQKSLDSTTPWIGMYIAAASAVCTLAMAVDAFIGFRRKKYWIPCKYFSLNAFSLTLLAVAMKLPLDLTTLEKSSGDIIARMSSLVLMSCCMSNFMTSLGAMESTEIVLNMAALGILVLTIAGNVCIHLVQMRSFPLILYVLLSQHVISAVIMLIFLAMLCSVSLLVPGAKRYIGLKYNEMHKSVSKRQVEWGRFSSDELENMVKGYWVMTQTSSPQFVLARSAISSISGLLCLFTGVSTIPLPFVLARFPIKGFTLDDNGTKNSTIISLVFHVSDYGWSVDCISVIQITGVAMGTIAPLLRWLAASWFKICEIERKSFRDEVKVDKYWTWRLVEWRDGSLPFQVQNRVCKKLLRDAVRFLLNFCIGVQILLVSAAKLVLFLSARFGSAVFLCFCKNKRPVLVGGSEFGEGAQLDFRQYVILLEGEPQLPSKILKNICSEADKLIKVGEKKQPKNLIQLLKMSSNFKGVGRFDCIQVPSLHSQELPNCWSLPVVTLTAISVSLLNIDEKANQLLVCISEVLPIVKLIEETLDRTGELESIRKATDMVWEKVDLYRKWDDADLNSMRVRGATHKETLQNLSNIAEKDCSNNLGKIGRWRETS, from the exons ATGGCTTCATCCCCAGATGAAGAATATCCAAATATTGTGCAAAAATCACTCGACTCAACTACGCCATGGATAGGCATGTATATTGCAGCAGCTTCTGCTGTTTGCACCCTTGCAATGGCGGTTGATGCTTTCATTGGCTTCCGAAGAAAAAAGTATTGGATCCCATGTAAGTATTTCTCTCTCAACGCTTTCTCCCTCACGTTATTAGCAGTAGCCATGAAACTGCCTTTGGATCTTACAACCTTGGAAAAATCCTCCGGTGATATTATCGCAAGGATGAGCAGCCTCGTTTTGATGTCTTGTTGCATGAGTAATTTCATGACATCTTTGGGTGCCATGGAGAGTACTGAAATTGTACTAAACATGGCAGCTTTAGGCATTCTAGTCCTCACTATTGCGGGAAATGTATGCATTCATCTTGTTCAGATGCGTAGCTTTCCATTAATATTATATGTCTTGTTGTCTCAACACGTCATATCTGCAGTCATCATGCTCATTTTCCTCGCGATGTTATGTTCTGTGTCGTTATTAGTTCCGGGAGCCAAAAGATACATAGGTTTAAAGTATAATGAAATgcacaaatcagtttcaaagAGACAAGTAGAGTGGGGAAGATTTAGTAGCGACGAACTTGAAAATATGGTGAAAGGGTATTGGGTGATGACTCAAACTAGCAGTCCCCAATTTGTTCTGGCAAGGTCTGCCATTTCTTCCATTTCAGGACTCTTGTGTCTTTTCACAGGAGTAAGTACCATCCCCCTTCCGTTTGTTCTTGCAAGGTTTCCAATAAAAGGATTCACTTTGGATGACAACGGAACCAAAAATAGCACCATCATTTCTTTAGTGTTCCATGTATCGGACTATGGCTGGTCTGTCGATTGTATTTCAGTCATTCAGATTACTGGAGTGGCAATGGGAACTATTGCTCCTCTGTTGAGATGGCTTGCTGCTTCGTGGTTCAAGATTTGTGAGATAGAACGAAAGAGCTTCAGAGATGAAGTCAAGGTTGACAAGTACTGGACTTGGAGGCTGGTAGAGTGGAGAGACGGGTCACTTCCTTTTCAAGTTCAAAACCGAGTATGCAAGAAGCTACTTCGGGATGCAGTAAGGTTTCTTCTGAATTTCTGCATCGGGGTTCAGATTCTCCTTGTTTCAGCTGCCAAACTAGTTCTGTTCCTCTCTGCTAGATTCGGTAGTGCAGTTTTCTTGTGTTTCTGCAAGAATAAAAGACCGGTTTTAGTGGGAGGATCGGAATTTGGGGAAGGAGCACAACTGGATTTTAGGCAATATGTTATTCTACTTGAAGGTGAGCCACAATTGCCTTCTAAGATCCTCAAGAACATCTGCAGCGAGGCGGATAAGCTGATAAAAGTAGGCGAAAAAAAGCAGCCCAAGAATCTGATCCAACTTCTGAAGATGTCTTCAAACTTTAAAGGGGTGGGACGATTCGACTGCATCCAAGTTCCAAGCTTGCATTCTCAAGAACTTCCAAATTGCTGGTCTCTGCCCGTCGTGACTTTGACAGCCATTTCAGTTTCTCTTCTCAACATTGATGAGAAGGCTAACCAGTTATTGGTTTGTATTAGTGAGGTCTTGCCAATCGTGAAACTTATCGAGGAAACTCTAGATAGAACTGGAGAGTTAGAAAGTATCAGAAAAGCAACAGATATGGTTTGGGAAAAAGTTGACCTGTACAGAAAATGGGATGACGCAGATTTGAATAGCATGAGAGTGAGAGGCGCAACGCACAAGGAAACACTGCAAAACCTATCTAACATTGCAGAAAAG GATTGCTCAAACAATCTTGGTAAGATTGGGAGATGGCGAGAAACTAGCTGA